From Drosophila yakuba strain Tai18E2 chromosome 2L, Prin_Dyak_Tai18E2_2.1, whole genome shotgun sequence, one genomic window encodes:
- the LOC6528518 gene encoding probable E3 ubiquitin-protein ligase bre1, with the protein MSHLLRRTRKSCLKFLRKISTSKQLFVQRLDEEDGDDEDVEEELNLQRDLELDVNSNCPVTEAIYEELQLSECNQALDLAKEEEEELQPAAKHDLRFKYLMSCGNYEVLATPPTTIEFERVKYKANVRYLRHTPSNSSLDLQLEEQKEEQKAEQKEEQPAQQQATPRKQQVQQQATPRKQQVQQRIPTPSRYHPCSISLGSKLEGNYHSVVIMEPPHDDFPIVKWDINGNSLDDDTCDRWDDFDARWRQAAVATRSLSQSQKSSHQSSSCTLETWVDDTEPLSLELHRHDNAVAGNNCNLCLRSF; encoded by the exons ATGTCGCATTTGCTGAGGCGCACCAGGAAGTCCTGTCTGAAG TTCCTGCGCAAGATATCGACTTCAAAGCAACTCTTTGTCCAGCGGCTGGACGAGGAGGACGGGGACGACGAGGATGTGGAGGAGGAGTTGAATCTGCAGCGCGATCTGGAGCTGGATGTAAACAGCAATTGCCCGGTGACGGAGGCTATCTacgaggagctgcagctgagTGAGTGCAACCAGGCCCTGGACTTggccaaggaggaggaggaggagcttcAGCCCGCAGCCAAGCATGATCTGCGCTTCAAATACTTGATGAGCTGCGGCAACTACGAGGTGTTGGCCACCCCGCCAACGACCATTGAGTTCGAGCGGGTGAAGTACAAGGCGAATGTCCGCTACCTGCGGCACACGCCCTCCAACTCCAGCCTGGAtctgcagctggaggagcagaaggaggagcaaAAGGcggagcagaaggaggagcagccagCGCAGCAGCAGGCCACCCCGCGAAAacagcaagtgcagcagcaggcaaCTCCGAGGAAACAGCAAGTGCAGCAGAGGATTCCCACGCCCAGTCGCTACCATCCCTGCAGCATCAGCCTGGGCTCCAAGCTGGAGGGCAACTACCACAGCGTGGTGATCATGGAGCCGCCGCACGACGACTTCCCCATTGTTAAGTGGGACATCAACGGGAACTCGCTGGATGACGACACCTGCGATCGCTGGGATGACTTCGACGCCAGGTGGCGGCAGGCGGCGGTGGCCACCAGATCCCTCTCCCAGTCCCAAAAGTCCAGCCACCAGTCCAGCTCCTGCACCCTAGAGACCTGGGTGGACGACACGGAGCCCCTCAGCCTGGAGCTGCACCGACACGACAACGCAGTAGCCGGAAACAACTGCAATCTTTGCCTTAGGAGCTTCTGA